The following are encoded together in the Lolium rigidum isolate FL_2022 unplaced genomic scaffold, APGP_CSIRO_Lrig_0.1 contig_30877_1, whole genome shotgun sequence genome:
- the LOC124680930 gene encoding SUN domain-containing protein 1-like, translating to MASLSGAAPPNPVTPLALDPSSTPNPIASRPAAASAPRKRPVLLLDQRPHPSTPTSRAATPAAPVSQPRRKRSPSSSGRPRWLTLLSVAAKNAALLAVLIYLGDQAWRWSHPAPLAPLDQAALAGYNARVDDVEASLVRAFRGLQLQLEAVDRKIDGEVGAARGDLAALLEDKRLALEGHLNLLDARTDDLNHALGGIKGMEYLRKEEFNTFLTEIKETLGSDSRTEVDLDQVRALAREIVMREIEKHAADGIARVDYALGSAGGRVTRYSEPYDAGKRAGGLLSAFPFGAGDSADHQSQKMIQPSFGEPGQCFPLKGSSGFVEIHLRKGIIPDAITLEHVSKDVAYDMSTAPKDCQISGWYQAAPTETPPSPAAKVYALTEFTYDLAKSNVQTFEITAPDVGVVNMVRLDFTSNHGSSSLTCIYRIRVHGHEAVTPRIASSLP from the exons ATGGCGTCCCTCTCCGGCGCCGCGCCGCCCAACCCCGTCACCCCGCTAGCCCTAGATCCCAGCTCCACCCCCAACCCCATCGCttcccgccccgccgccgcctccgccccacGCAAGcgccccgtcctcctcctcgaccAGCGCCCGCACCCCTCCACCCCGACCTCGCGCGCCGCCACCCCCGCCGCGCCCGTCTCCCAGCCGCGGCGGAAGAGGTCCCCCTCTTCCTCGGGCCGCCCGAGGTGGCTGACCCTGCTCAGCGTcgccgccaagaacgccgccctccTCGCCGTGCTCATCTACCTGGGCGACCAGGCCTGGCGCTGGTCGCACCCGGCCCCCCTCGCGCCGCTCGACCAGGCCGCGCTCGCGGGGTACAACGCGCGCGTCGACGACGTCGAGGCCTCCCTCGTGCGCGCCTTCCGGGGCCTGCAGCTGCAGCTCGAGGCCGTCGACCGCAAGATCGACGGCGAGGTCGGGGCCGCGCGGGGCGACCTCGCCGCGCTGCTCGAGGACAAGAGGCTCGCGCTCGAGGGACACCTCAACCTCCTCGACGCCAGGACCGACGACCTCAACCACGCGCTCGGCGGGATCAAGGGGATGGAGTACCTCAGGAAAGAAGAGTTCAACACATTCTTGACTGAGATCAAGGAGACCCTGGGCTCGGATTCTCGAACTGAGGTCGATCTGGACCAGGTTCGAGCTTTGGCCAGGGAGATTGTTATGAGGGAGATTGAGAAGCATGCGGCCGATGGGATCGCCAGGGTGGACTACGCGCTGGGCTCGGCTGGGGGAAGGGTTACTCGCTACTCCGAGCCCTATGACGCGGGGAAACGTGCTGGTGGTCTTCTCTCTGCATTCCCATTTGGTGCTGGAGACAGTGCTGATCATCAGTCTCAGAAGATGATTCAGCCCAGCTTTGGGGAGCCTGGCCAGTGCTTTCCACTCAAGGGGAGCAGCGGCTTCGTGGAGATCCACCTCAGGAAGGGGATAATCCCTGATGCAATCACACTCGAGCATGTCTCCAAG GATGTGGCGTACGACATGTCCACTGCACCAAAGGACTGCCAGATTTCCGGCTGGTACCAAGCGGCACCTACCGAGACCCCTCCAAGCCCTGCTGCAAAGGTTTACGCCTTGACTGAGTTCACATATGACTTAGCCAAGAGCAACGTCCAGACATTCGAAATAACGGCACCAGATGTGGGCGTTGTCAACATGGTTAGGCTGGACTTCACATCCAACCACGGAAGCTCTTCGCTGACATGCATCTACCGGATCAGGGTGCATGGGCACGAGGCAGTCACTCCAAGAATCGCCAGTTCATTGCCTTGA